ATAACCGTGTTGCTACGGCGCGGGAAGATTTACCATTACAACGCCAAGGTAAAAAACCTAGTTCATTTAGACCAAGTAATTTTCCGCAAACCGGAAGACTGCGGATGATTGAACGCAGAAACAAATTTCAAACTTTGGTATTTGGAAATAATCAATTACCAAATTATATTCGCCTTGGTAAATTCATGAGCAAAGTCAGAGTGAATGTGCTTAATGAATTTCCTGTGACTTTACTAGCAGAAGGTGAATATCAAAGTCAACATTATCTAAATGCGGCTGATTTACCACAGCAAATAGAGGCTTTAGCATTCGATTTAATTTCTATTCCTCCTGCACCCATCATTAAAAATCTGCGTTTTCGGGGTGCTGCTTGGCAAGTTGGGGAAATAATTGTACCAGCAGGGTTACATTTTTGCGGTAGAGAAAGTAACAATGAGTAATCAAAGATTAGTTATCAGATTAGAACCGCGCAGTATTTCAGCTTGTGCATCGCCAGATAAAATATCTTTCATCAGGAATGCACTTCAACATCAATTAGATGTGTTTGAACAATCTAAGGATGCAGATATTATCCTTGATTTAGCACCAACTGGTACAGGTAAAACCAACGCAGGACTAACAGTATTAAAACATCAGCCAAATAAAAGTGCTGTTTACATTGCTCCAACTAATGCTTTAATTGAACAGCAAACAGAAGCAGCAAAAAAGTTTGTTAGTGATGCTAACTTACGTCATGTCGTCAAATCTGCTTCTGCTAAAGACATTAAAAGCTGGTCTAACGATAAAGTTGGCAGTCGTTCAGGGGAAAAGCTGTATAACGTATTACGGAATCCAGCTACAGTTTTTCCTGATGTTGGGGCTAATACACCCATCATTTTAGTCACAAATCCTGATATCTTTTACTATGCAACTTTCTTTGCCTATAACAACTTGGATAGAGGTAATATTGCCAGTAGTTTTTACACAAAATTTTCAACAGTCATTTTTGATGAATTTCACCTCTACGATGCTAAACAGCTAGTAGGAATGCTGTTTTATCTTGCTTATTCTCAAGTTTTTCGCTTTTTTCAGGATGGACGCAAAGTAGTTTTGCTAACAGCAACACCAGAACCAGCTTGCGAATTAGCATTGCAGAATTTAAAACAGGCTGGTGTGAAGATAGCAAGAATTGATGGAGAAGCTGGTAATAATAACCTTTTACCATCACAAACAGCAGTTAATCTAGAATTAAGGCCAAAACCAGATAGTAAGGAAGAGTGGTTAGCAGAGTTAGCAGTAGAAATTGTCCAACGTTTTCGAGAAAGACCTGATGAAAATGGTGCTGTAATTCTTGACTCTCTTGATAATATTAATCGTCTCTCAGATTTACTTCGTCAACAAGGACTTGGTGATGACATCGGGCGTATAACTGGCCCTGCACCCAAAAAAGATAGAGAAAGGGCTATGCAGTGTCAAATTATTTTGGCTACTAGCACTGTAGATGTAGGATTTAACTTTGAAAGACATCCTCAACCGAAACGGCAAAATTTAGATTGGTTGATTTTTTCAGCACGCGATCGCGCTGCATTTTGGCAGAGAATTGGTAGAGTAGGGCGTGTTTTGGGTAAATCTGAAACTAATATTGATTCAGAAGCTATTGCTTACTTACCTGCTAATGCTTGGGAAGAAGGTTTAACCTCTCTAGATACTACTGGAGGGCGTACAGCGCTAAAAGACCTACTTGAAACACTTCCCTGTTTAGATAAGCCTTTTTTAAAAGCTTACTGGCGTTCAGAAGCATTTCTAGAAATTGCCCGTCCCTTGTTGGAATTGGAAGAAATGCTTGAAGGTTTAGCTGAGGAAAAATTGATTTTGGAGTTATTCAATACTCTAAAATCAATTTTTGAAGGAAACAGAACTTGGGATGATTATCGCTACAGAATGAAGCTTTTACGAGGCGCTGAAACTATTGCGAAAAAAACTCCCAAAGAAATCAAAAAAGATTGGAAGTATATCAAAGGTGGTCAGGCTTTTGTTAAAACTTTTATCAAAGCTAAATTTTCTGAAGATTGGGATGACTTACAAGCTGGACGTACAACTTTAGACGAATACGTAGATTTATTTAACAAAGATGAAGAGGCACTAGCTGAGTTAAAAGAATTTGCTGAAGTTTTTAGTACAAGCTATGCACCTTTATTTAGTTTTCGCTCTAGTCTGTTTGAAAGTCTTTCCATTCGTGACCCTCATGGTTTTATTCTAGATGAATCGGAGGAAACAAAACTAGATCCTTTCCACCTATTACGCTATTACGAATTTGTCCAAAATGGTGATTGTATTGAAGTCACCAGTCGTGCTACTGAAACTTATCAATTGAGTTTTGAATTACGCTACACTGATAACTGGCAAGAATTTATCAGTACAGAGTTGAACAAACTAACAGCTTTTAGAAATTGTAAAATTATCCGCACTCTTGGAGGAGGAACACGACCCACAGACGGAATAGAATCTTTGAATAGGCATCTTTTACCAGGAGTAATTATTTGCCCCAGAACAAATGCTGCTGTTATTTTTCAATTAAACAAGCAAGGAATTATTTCTTATCCAATAACCATCGTTTGTAATGATATGGAGAAAGAATATAGATTCTTTACAGGCTTGTCAGGAATTTTAACAATGGCAATGAAGTTTAAACAATTACGTCTTCCAGATGATGAGGTTTTTATTGTGTGATAAGTAATTAAATTCTCGCACCAATGGTGCGAGAATTTGTAGAACATCGATTTATAAGTATATTTCTCTCACACCCATCGTGAAACACTATCAACAACAAACCAACGCCTTCCCCAGCGATTACCTAAACAACTTGTGGGGAGAAATCCAAGCTTGTCCTTACTTTGCTATCAACAACCTCAACCGCGATTTTGTCGCCACTAAAGGATTTTCTGTAGTATTTCAGCGCTCTGGATTACCAAAAGTAGAACAGCAGTTTCCCTACTTCAAGCCTTACCTCGATTTGGCTCTCCAGCCCAATTGTAATGCTTTTTACCTCAATCCTTTACAGCTAAAAGAAGGCTCCCGCGTCGATCCGCATATCGATCGCTCTCTGCGTTCCTACAGCAAAACCATTGAACCGCCAGCGGTTGTGAGTGTGCTTTATGTGCGCGTACCGGCAGATATGGAAGGGGGAGAACTGGTATTGCGATCGCACAAACGCCAACTTGGGCAAATTAAGCCACAATTCAATACTTTAGTTTATTTTCAAGGTGATTTAACTCATTCGGTTAATGCTGTCAAAACCCCAGGAAATCGCCTAAGTTTAGTTTGTGAGCAGTATAGTTTGAGTGATACTGAACTCCAGGAAATCCCTGAGTTTACTGTAGAGTCAAGAAGCACTCAGTCTACAACCAAAAAGAGAAAGTATGCCTCATAGTTTAGTGTTGAATTTGCTACCTCAATCACCTATTCCACCACAGTATCTTACAGGTAGACATCTCCACGCCTTATTTTTAACCCTTGTTAGTTCTGTAGATACCACATTAGGCGATCGCTTGCACGATTCCACCGCAGATAAAGCTTTCACCCTCTCCCCTTTACAAATTAGTAATACAAACTCTCCCCTTTTGAAGGGAGGTAAAGGTGGATCTAAATTGCAATACTCACATCAACAACCCATTCCCGCCGGAACACCTTGTTGGTGGCGCATCTCTTTATTAGATGACACTCTATTTGGCAAACTTACCCAACTTTGGCTAAATCTTAATCCCAATCGCCCTTGGCATCTTGGCCCGGCTGACTTGTATATTACCAGCATTCAAGGCACACCCCAATCTATTCAACCTTGGGCAAATGCCAGTACTTACGCTCAATTATACGAAGAAGCTAGCGATGTCTGCGACGGGCTACGCCTACGCAATTCTTCCATTAACCTTAGCTTCTCAACACCTACCGCCTTCCGTCAAGGACAGTATGACAGTACCCTTCCTACCAGAGAATCTGTTTTCAATTCGCTACTTTCACGATGGAATAAATACAGTGGCATAGAATTTACTCAGATTGCGATCGAGTCAATATTTCCCTCATTTGTCAACATTCATACAGAAATATTAGCTGATTCCCGCAGCAAATTTATTGGCATTATTGGCGAAGTTAACTACAAGATTTTGGGACAAATTGAACCCATACAAATTAAGCAACTTAATGCTTTAGCTGATTTTGCTTTGTATGCAGGAATTGGTCGCAAAACAACTATGGGAATGGGAATGACACGACGGCTATATTCTCCATAATTCTAATAATCATTTAAAAACCATCTAAGTTATGAATCAAACTGAATATATTTATATTGCGGCATTGAATCAATATGCTTATTGTCCGCATCGGTGTTGGCGAATGTTTTGTGCAGGCGAGTTTACCGATAATCAATACACAATTGAAGGTACAAGTTTGCACGATCGCGTCCACACTACAAGCGATGTGCAGCGAGGAGAAACTTGGCAAATTCGAGCAATTTGGCTGAAGTCGGAGCAATATAAACTCATTGGCAAATCTGATTTAATTGAAGCCGAATCTGGTCAAGTTTATCCAGTAGAATACAAACGAGGACGCAAAGGCGAATGGGATAACGATGAGTTGCAAGTTTGTGCCCAAGCCTTATGTTTAGAAGAGATGACAGGACAACCTGTTACTACTGGATATATCTATTATGCCCACTCTCATCAACGGCAATTAGTAGAGATAAATCAAGAGTTACGACAAAGTGCGATCGCAACTATTGAATCTGTCACAAATCTCCTAGAAACAGGAGCAATGCCAAAACCAGTTTACAGCAAACGCTGCCAAGGATGCAGTCTTTATTCGCAATGTTTGCCCAAAGCAACTGATAAAGTCAAAAGTTATCAAGAAGTATATTAAATCATACTTTGGCAACTTTTATTTACCCAAGCACAAAATATTACTAGTAATCATCAAAAATGGGAACAGTTTACGTAACACAAATCGATGCTTTTATCGGTAAAATTGACGAACGTCTCACCGTAAAAGCCGAACAAAAAACAATCTTAGATATCCCTTTAATTAAAATAGAGGGAATTGTAGTACTTGGACGGGCTACTATTTCTCCCGCCGTCGTCAATGAACTTTTAGATCGTCACATTTGTTTAACTTTCCTCACACAAAGCGGACGATATTTAGGGCGTTTAGAACCAGAAGTTACCAAAAATATCTTTGTTCGTAAAGCCCAATGGCAAGCTGTGGGAGAATCACAACCAGCAATACATTTAGTTAGAGGATTTGTGCGGGGGAAATTAAAAAATTACCGTCATAGCCTACTCCGCACTCAGCGAGAACATCCTGATATTGACCTAAATAATAACATCACTCGATTGGAAAACGCGATCGCACCAATCGAAAAAACTAACAATATTGATTCCCTTAGAGGCTTAGAAGGTGCTGGTAGCGCAGCCTATTTTGGTTGTTTTCAACAGCTAATCAAAACCTCAGAATTTCAATTTGAAGCCAGACGCCGCCGCCCACCAACCGATCCAGTTAATGCCCTACTGAGTTTTGGGTATTCATTGCTACGTCATGATGTGCAAAGTGCTTTAAATATTGTTGGCTTCGATCCCTATCTAGGATACTTACACGTCGAGCGTTATGGTAGACCTTCCCTAGCCTTAGACTTGATGGAAGAATTTCGTCCTTTAATAGTGGATGCTGTAGTGTTGTCGCTGATTAACAAGCGATCGCTAACCCTAACTGACTTTACCACCGAACCGCTCAGTGGTGCTGTGTCTTTAACCAAAGAAGGACTGCATACATTTCTTCGCGCCTACGAACAAAAGAAACAATCGAATTTCAAGCATCCAGTTATGGGAAACAAATGCACCTACCAGGAAGCCTTTGAAATTCAGGCGAGGTTATTGAGTAAGTACCTCATGAACGAAATCGAGAAATATCCCCCTTTAATTCTCAAATAACTTGTAATTTCTTCCCATTCCCCATTCCTTACTTTCTACTCCCTCCATGTATATTGTTGTCAGCTACGACATTCCAGAAGATAAGCGTCGGACTAAAATTCATTCAATTCTCAAGTCTTACGGACAATGGATGCAGTTGAGTGTGTTTGAATGCGATATCACTTCCACTCAGTATGCTAAATTGCGATCGCGTTTATCTAAATTAATAAAACCCGACACTGACAGCGTTCGCTTTTATTTTCTATGTGGCTGTTGTCAGCGAAAAGTCGAACGTATTGGCGGAGAACAGCCACGAGACGAAACAATTTTCTTTGCTGAATCCCCTTCTACTTAGCTTCCTGTCTCTCAAATGCACCAAAGAGTAAGTGTAAAAATTCCACAGCCCCAAAAAAGTGCTTTTATCATAACTCCAGCTAGTATTTCACTCCATTAATTGCATAATCCTCATCCGCACAATCTCTGAAATGCTGATTAAAAGTGGGTTGAAGGCTAGATACACTAAGCTATTAACTCACTTTTCAGCTATGAAAACGGTATAATAGTCAATCACTTTTATTTATTGAATTTAAAAAAAAAAGTATTTGCTTCTATCCTAAAAGGTCTTTAAAGTAGAGTTAGCCGGTCGACAATAGGTGAATTGTAAAGTTTTCTTAGCATTAGCTTAAGGAAACAGACTTCAACACTTTGTATTTTTAGGTATCAGTTTAAAATCTTACGCCTGTGGTAATCTCTAATAAATCAGAATACGCGCTTTTAGCCCTGTTAGAGTTGGCAACCTGCTACCCTAAGGGTGAAGCCCTGCAAATTCGAGAAATAGCGGCATTGCAAGATATACCGAACCGCTATTTAGAACAACTCCTAGCAAC
This Nostoc sp. C052 DNA region includes the following protein-coding sequences:
- the cas5d gene encoding type I-D CRISPR-associated protein Cas5/Csc1, whose protein sequence is MSTIPFQQAKLVELYCLEPVFFASRELSDTYYTEGVIGNYALTYALGRVNSPYRLQGQATGRPTYKEDLQPIAQDFYILPASPVGRVTFRFERFNALSDSYWYAMTNNRVATAREDLPLQRQGKKPSSFRPSNFPQTGRLRMIERRNKFQTLVFGNNQLPNYIRLGKFMSKVRVNVLNEFPVTLLAEGEYQSQHYLNAADLPQQIEALAFDLISIPPAPIIKNLRFRGAAWQVGEIIVPAGLHFCGRESNNE
- the cas3 gene encoding type I-D CRISPR-associated helicase Cas3', with the protein product MSNQRLVIRLEPRSISACASPDKISFIRNALQHQLDVFEQSKDADIILDLAPTGTGKTNAGLTVLKHQPNKSAVYIAPTNALIEQQTEAAKKFVSDANLRHVVKSASAKDIKSWSNDKVGSRSGEKLYNVLRNPATVFPDVGANTPIILVTNPDIFYYATFFAYNNLDRGNIASSFYTKFSTVIFDEFHLYDAKQLVGMLFYLAYSQVFRFFQDGRKVVLLTATPEPACELALQNLKQAGVKIARIDGEAGNNNLLPSQTAVNLELRPKPDSKEEWLAELAVEIVQRFRERPDENGAVILDSLDNINRLSDLLRQQGLGDDIGRITGPAPKKDRERAMQCQIILATSTVDVGFNFERHPQPKRQNLDWLIFSARDRAAFWQRIGRVGRVLGKSETNIDSEAIAYLPANAWEEGLTSLDTTGGRTALKDLLETLPCLDKPFLKAYWRSEAFLEIARPLLELEEMLEGLAEEKLILELFNTLKSIFEGNRTWDDYRYRMKLLRGAETIAKKTPKEIKKDWKYIKGGQAFVKTFIKAKFSEDWDDLQAGRTTLDEYVDLFNKDEEALAELKEFAEVFSTSYAPLFSFRSSLFESLSIRDPHGFILDESEETKLDPFHLLRYYEFVQNGDCIEVTSRATETYQLSFELRYTDNWQEFISTELNKLTAFRNCKIIRTLGGGTRPTDGIESLNRHLLPGVIICPRTNAAVIFQLNKQGIISYPITIVCNDMEKEYRFFTGLSGILTMAMKFKQLRLPDDEVFIV
- a CDS encoding 2OG-Fe(II) oxygenase, which translates into the protein MKHYQQQTNAFPSDYLNNLWGEIQACPYFAINNLNRDFVATKGFSVVFQRSGLPKVEQQFPYFKPYLDLALQPNCNAFYLNPLQLKEGSRVDPHIDRSLRSYSKTIEPPAVVSVLYVRVPADMEGGELVLRSHKRQLGQIKPQFNTLVYFQGDLTHSVNAVKTPGNRLSLVCEQYSLSDTELQEIPEFTVESRSTQSTTKKRKYAS
- the cas6 gene encoding CRISPR-associated endoribonuclease Cas6 produces the protein MPHSLVLNLLPQSPIPPQYLTGRHLHALFLTLVSSVDTTLGDRLHDSTADKAFTLSPLQISNTNSPLLKGGKGGSKLQYSHQQPIPAGTPCWWRISLLDDTLFGKLTQLWLNLNPNRPWHLGPADLYITSIQGTPQSIQPWANASTYAQLYEEASDVCDGLRLRNSSINLSFSTPTAFRQGQYDSTLPTRESVFNSLLSRWNKYSGIEFTQIAIESIFPSFVNIHTEILADSRSKFIGIIGEVNYKILGQIEPIQIKQLNALADFALYAGIGRKTTMGMGMTRRLYSP
- the cas4 gene encoding CRISPR-associated protein Cas4, coding for MNQTEYIYIAALNQYAYCPHRCWRMFCAGEFTDNQYTIEGTSLHDRVHTTSDVQRGETWQIRAIWLKSEQYKLIGKSDLIEAESGQVYPVEYKRGRKGEWDNDELQVCAQALCLEEMTGQPVTTGYIYYAHSHQRQLVEINQELRQSAIATIESVTNLLETGAMPKPVYSKRCQGCSLYSQCLPKATDKVKSYQEVY
- the cas1d gene encoding type I-D CRISPR-associated endonuclease Cas1d, whose amino-acid sequence is MGTVYVTQIDAFIGKIDERLTVKAEQKTILDIPLIKIEGIVVLGRATISPAVVNELLDRHICLTFLTQSGRYLGRLEPEVTKNIFVRKAQWQAVGESQPAIHLVRGFVRGKLKNYRHSLLRTQREHPDIDLNNNITRLENAIAPIEKTNNIDSLRGLEGAGSAAYFGCFQQLIKTSEFQFEARRRRPPTDPVNALLSFGYSLLRHDVQSALNIVGFDPYLGYLHVERYGRPSLALDLMEEFRPLIVDAVVLSLINKRSLTLTDFTTEPLSGAVSLTKEGLHTFLRAYEQKKQSNFKHPVMGNKCTYQEAFEIQARLLSKYLMNEIEKYPPLILK
- the cas2 gene encoding CRISPR-associated endonuclease Cas2; protein product: MYIVVSYDIPEDKRRTKIHSILKSYGQWMQLSVFECDITSTQYAKLRSRLSKLIKPDTDSVRFYFLCGCCQRKVERIGGEQPRDETIFFAESPST